The genomic window tactcaggaggctgaggcaggagaatcgcttgaaccagggaggcaggggttgcagtgagccaagatcgtgccattgcactccatcctggttgacaagagcgaaactccgtctcacgaaagaaagaaagaaagaaaaaaaaaaagctcctcttcctcctcctaggATGGTGTCAGCCTCCCGGCATCTGTCACCAGTGATCCGTAGACCACCCCAGACAAGGCCCCGCTTCCTCACGTGACATCCAGCACTTGGTCAGACCCTAGCCAGGGACCGGACACCTGCCCTGCCCAGGCTGGGACAGGCTGCAGGTCTCAGGACATGCCGAGGCCTGGGCGTTCCCTGCCCTGTGCTCTGTTGCTCTGTGAATAAACACCCTGGCCCATGAGGGCAGCCCAAGCTCCCAGGGTGAAGTCAGTGTGTCCACACTTTACCAGCCAGTgagggtgggggctgcagtgTTAAGTGACGTGCTAGGGGGCGCCTGCTTGCTTCTGGATGCAGCTCAGGAACCAGAGACAAGGGGACCCTCTCTCATCAGGACATAGACCCACCCAGGACAAGGGCCGGGGCAGGCCCTACCAGCTAGGggctctgcatctattgaggacAACAGTGAAACTGACCCACAGCATCAGGGGCATGCAGAGGAGATGACCCTTAGGGGACAGGGTGCATGGAGCATGCCCGGAGGGGAGAAGTGCCCCAGCTGGGCCCACTGCTGTGGTACAGGCCTGAGCTGCCCCAGGGGCTGTGGGTCACAGTGCCCAGGTCACCGGGTGCCCCAGGGCTGTGGGTCGCAGTGCCCAGCTAACCGGGTGCCTCAGGGCTGCGGCTGAGCCCTTCCCtttggccaccatgcctgggcaggAGGGTGACCCTGTGAAGCTGTCACCGGGCCTGGGGCACCAGCAGAGGACTGCTGTCCTAACGCAGGGTCAATGTCATTAACCTCAGCTCCCAGAGCTCTGCTCCTCCATGTGGGTGACTCAGGCACAGCCCATGGTGAGGGCCTGGTCTTGTGGCCTCTGAGGCCTGGCTGTGGGTGGCTGTTCCCAGGGAGGGTAGCGATACCCAGACCTGTGCAGCCAGGCCCCCTCCTGCCCACAGGAAAGCCCTACCCTGCCTCATGAACACACGTCTGCCCCCAGGAGCCATGCAGTGCTGGAGAGCACAGCACAGCACCCTTGCCAGCCGCTGGGCTCCCATCCGCCCTGGGGACTAGGTCCCAGCAGAGGGTGGCGGTCAGGCACGGCTAGCGCCGTCCCTCATCTTCAGGTGCCGTGGGGCTGACCAGTGCCCGCTAACTGTCCACGCAGATGGGCGAAGAGGAAATGGCCCTGCAGAGAGACCTTCAGAGCTCCCCCTGGCAGCCCACTCCCGGGCATCAGTCATGAAAATTCACCAGCTTTCCCCACAACTAGGGGCCTGGGAGCTGAGAGCAGGACTAGATGATCTGGCCCCAGCGCCAAGGGCAGGAACTTTTCCCAGCTTCTCTTTAGAGCTGCATCAGAGAAAGCAGCACCCAGTGACAccactcctcttccttccccaccTTGGGCCTCCACCCTTCACCCTTGTATAAGGTGGTGCTCAGAGCTCCCCGAGGCCTCCGAGCCACAACCACTACTGGGCAGACACCCCAGGACAGGAAGGCGGAGTTCTGCACCCTGATCTGAGGAACATGACGTAGGGAGAAAAACAGTCAGCAGAACCCAACGCTTtgcaaggttttgtttgtttgacagcAAGAGTGGGCTGGGGAGGGTCCCCCACAAGCTGGACCCCTTGTTCCGTTCGGCCCGTGAGGAGACCCACGGCGGTGCTGGCGGCCAAGGGGAACCGGCGGAACGAGATCAGCTGGAGCGCACTGATTTCGAGGCTTTGTGTTCATTTCGCCCTAGGCCCCTTCTCGATGGGCTTTCCAATGTCCTTTCCCCGGAGCTTGAGGCCTGAAATGAGCCACAGCCACTGGCCACTGCAGCGTcagctccctccccacccccaacgcTGCCCCTCTTCAACATCTTCCCAGGGAAGGGGGGGCACACCGCTCCCGTGCCTCACTGGGCTCTCAGCACACAAGCACTCCTGGTTCTCACATCTAATTTTGAAGAGGATGAGTCTGATCATCTCAGACAACAGAGCATGAACACCCCTCTCCGGAAGACCCAGAGCCAGGGTCCTCTGCAGAACTGGCTTCCGGCCCCATGCTGACAGGGCCCGGACTCGCTGTGCTCAGGCTCAGAGAACCATGGCCAACAGCACAGGCTGACGGGAACTGGCAAGGGGAAGGGACTCAGACTCCACTTGCTCTTAggggtttcctgaggcctgcagAGCCCCCACCATCCCTCAGTCTGTACTACCTGGAGAAGCAAAGCTCCAGAATTCAGAGAACAGGGGACCCCCTGGGCCATCTTCTTCCCCCGAATCCTGCTCTCACCAACCCCAGCTGGGAGCGGGTAGCCTCCCTGTCCCGTGGACCCAGTGAAGGGTGGAGGGACACTCACCAATGGCTCGCTCGATTTTGCCCAGCACCTGGTTATTGGGTATGGCCCGTCCGCTCTCATAGTCCGCGATCACCTGTGGCTTCTCATTGATTTTCTAAAGAGAAGATGAGATTTATACACATCAGCTCCACTAGGACTGCTGTGAAACCAGGCGCGGAGCGTCGCCTGAGAACAGCAGCTTCTGGGGCCCCTGGGGTATGCACCCACACGCAGCTGGGTTTTGTGCGACAGGCAGTGAGAGCCGGGCTGACCTGGCTTCCCGAGGCATTCCCTGCAGGGGCACCAGGGGGGTAGAGCCCACCCTCCCCATGCTATCTGAACACTGGCCATCCCCCTCCCCAAACCCACAACCCAGGAGGAGTGAGAGCCCGCGCAGCCTCACCGTGGCCAGGTCCTTCTGCGTAAGCCCCTTGCTCTGCCGACCCTGCTGGATCACCTTGCCCACCTCCAGGGTCACCCTGTCATGGTGCAGCTCCTCCGTCTCCCGGTCCAGCTTGGCCGTGTTCTTGGTGATAGAATGTTGTTTGTTCTGGCCAGCAGCCCCTGGAGTTGGTGTGAGGCAAAAGCAGAGGAGAGGGTTTGGAATTAACCTGAAGAAAAAACGTTTCAGAGCGGTAACCAGACCCCAGAGGCTGCCTGAGCCCAAGGGGACATGGGAACCCAGGCTGTCCCAAGTTCACACACCTCAGGGCATGGACTTCCAGAGTTTTCTCTCAGTTATGAGGACAGGCAGCTGTACTCATGCCAACCAGAGCTGCTCTGGGAAGATGGCTGCCTCCCAGGGCTCCAGCCAGCACCAGTGCAGGCAGGCACTCAGCTAACAACGTCCCTGGGGTCACCGTGCACACCACACCCACCAGCACATGGACCACACGGCACAGCCTTATGTTGCAAGCGGAAACACAAGTACCTACATTTCTTGGAAGTCTCTACGTCTTCTCCTCGTCTCTGTGCCGCTAAGATAGcctagaaaattagaaaacatcaGTGGATCAAAATTAGCTTTGACAGTGTCCAGCACACACCAATTCAGGCCTGCTGTTAGCCAGTTAGCACACTGCTAAGGACTAGTGGTGCCCAAAGACTGATATGCAGTGCTGGGTTCAATTATCCAAGCTCAACTAGGcaccgtggcttatgcctgtaatcccagcactttgggaaaccaaagtagcaggatcacttgaggccacgagttcgagaccagcctgggcaacacagcaagatcctgtctctacaaaaaataaaataaaaaaattatcaggcattgtggtgcacgcctgtagagggaggctagggcaggaggatcacttaagcccaggagtttgaggctgtggtgggctatgataacgccactgcactccaacctgggagacagagtgagacactgtctaaaaaaacaaaacacaacaaaaccccAAACTCATTATACAAAAGCCTCTACAATCAGATGTCTAAGAAACTCACAATTAACTGCTAAGAGAACACCACCTCCTTTGCTGTTGTGAAAGACAcactagggatttttttttttttttaagagttgaggtcttgctacgttgcccaggctggtctggaactcctgggctcaagtgagcctctggcctcagcctccctcctgaatagctggtatgCGTTAGTGGATTCTTTTTGAGAAATCATATTTAGCGTAGATTTACTTTTCTGCTGGACTCTACTGCAAAAGTAGGAAGGAACACCAAATGCTGGCCTGGTGTGGCCTTCCTCCCTGAATCTGGCTCCTAGTAACACAGAGATGACGCATCTCCTGCAGGCTCCCCAGAAACATCACCAATAACAGTGATGCTATCTCATCTACAGTTACTGAATATTAATATAAcgtatttcttaactttttttttttttgagacagagtctcactctgtcgcctaggctggaatgcagtggcatgatctcggctcactgcaacctttgctctctgagttcaagcaattctcctgcctcagcctcccgagtagctgggattacaggcacccgccactgtgcctggctaattttttgtatttttagtagagatggggtttcaccatcttggccaggctggtcttgaactcctgacctcatgatccacctgccttggcctcccagagtgctgggattacaggcatcagccaccgtgcccggccaacatttcTACCACTTCAGAGAAGTGACTTGTGGAGCATCCTGAGTGTGATCTGCTCACAGATACTGCCACACAATTATTCCCATGACTCCTAGCTTGTGGCCATTAAGtttcctttaaaagaaaagaagagtgaaTTTGGTTTTGACTGTGCAACCAGTAAGGGTAGGGCAGACCAATGAATCCCTGTCACCAGAGCCCCAGCGCATCCTTGCCCAACTGGCCTCAAAGGCTTCAGCCCTAGGCCACCTGAGGGTACGAATGAGGCAGAGGCGGTGACTAAACTGTCCTCCCTATTACATCAGACTCACAACTGACTCTCAGATCCATCAGCCACATTGGTAATCTCCTTCCACAAGTACTGTTCAGGGCACGCCCATCTTCCACCCGTGCAACAGGGTCCACCTGCTCATGGGGTCCCCTGAGGCAGGCACTCTCTACAGCCTGTGATGCACCCAGGCAGGCTTCTTGGGCAGTATCTGACCAGTGGAGACCAGTAGAACCAAGCAGGCCCCAGGCAGAGAGAAAACTCTCAGGGAGGAGCCTACCCCCTGTCCCCAGCTCCTACTCAGGTCACTAACCTCTGCCCCGTACCCGGTCTCCCGCCCCAGGCCCTCAACTGCTGTCCAATGGCCCCCAGCCCTATCCCAACCCCAAGTCCCCACCCTCATCGCTGGTTCCTGCTGCTTTCCCCAGTCCCCACCCCCGTCCTAAGCCCTGTCCCCCACTCTAATCCCTGTTCTCCCAAGCCCTGTCCCCACCTCCATTCCTGCCCCCGTTCCCAGTGCCCACCCTGGTTCTCTGTCCCCTATCCTCACACAAGGCCCCCAGCCTTGTCCCCGCCCCCGTCTCCACCTCCCGCCTCTGTCCTCACACCTGTCCCCACCAACAGTCcctgccccatcccctccccgccccacccTGGCACTGGTCCCGGCCCTATCGCCTGCCCCTTGCCCCGTCCCGTTCcctgctcctctcctcctccagtcGCCCgccccctgcctcctgggtccgTCCACCCCCACCTGGGTCCGCCCCCCACCTTCCCACCCCTATCCTTGCCCGGTCCTCCTACCCCTGCGATTCGCCCCGCCCCTCGAACTCCGCCGCCCTGCCCCCGGCACCCCAGCCTTGTCCCCGTCCCCTGCGCCCTGTCCCAGGCCCCGCCTGCCCTTCCCCGAGCCCCCTGCCCCGCGGTCCGTGGCCCCGGCCCAGCGTCCGCCCCGCCCGGCCCGGCCGCTCCTCAGTCAGCAAAGCACCTGCTTGGATTTGGCCTGGGCGGCCGTAGGGCCCTTCTTGCGCAGCACCGTCACCGTGTCCCAGTCGCTCTCGGCCATGGCGGGCGAAGACGAGCGTCCGTCTGGCGGCTCAGTGGCAGCTGCTAGAGACCTGGCGCGGCGACGCGACGTCGCCTCGGCGCCTCCCGGCTTCTGGCGTCCCATTGGCTGGCGGCACGCGGGGGGCGGGCACTTCCCGTGCTCGGGGCCATTCGGCGTTCGGCTAGTCTGAGGGTCGCCGTGGCCTGGCGCGGGCGACGTGGGAAGGACGACGTCGGGGCCTGGCCTGGCGAGGCGCGGCAGCCGCTGGGGGCGCAGGTCGGGAGGACCCCGGAGCCCGGGCCCCGCGGCCTCCGAGCACACGCGGGCGGCGGCTGCGCCCCGACACGCGGGCCCCGCACCCCGGCCGGGCCACGCGGGCGGAGGGGGCGCGGGGTCTCCGCTCTCGCCGCGCGGCCGCCCCCCTTTGTTTTGCCGCCTGCGCGGCTGGGACCTGCGCTCGAGGACCAGGGCCGTGGGGCCTGAAACGCAGCGTGGGGgtgggacacttttttttttttttttataactgttactttttgagatggagtcttgctctgtcgcccaggctgggtgccgtggcgcgatctcggctcactccgtctcccgggttcacgccattctcctgcctcagcctcccgagtacctgggactacaggcgccaaccaccacgcccggctaattttttatttttatttttattttttatttttagtagagacgtgccaggatggtctcgatctcctcacctcctgATCTGCAGGTGGGactctttttaagaaaaagaatgcaggccgggcacggtggttcacgcctgtagtcccagaactttgggaggccgaggcgggcggatcacctgaggtcgggagtttgagaccagcctgaccaacatggagaaaccccgtctctactaaaaatacaaaattagccggacgtggtggcgcgcacctgtaatctcagctactcggggaggctgaggcagaagaatcagttgaacccgggaggcggaggttgcggtgagccgagatcacgctattgcactccagcctgggcaacaagaacgaaactgcgtttcaaaaaaaaagaaaaagaaaaagaatggaaaactgAAAACATCGGTTGCAAAAATGAACGGTTTTGCatgatgtttattttctgtaatgTATAAAGTGTATATGTTATATGACAATAATTCTATAATACCCTATTTTCCAGCTATTTTACAGTGGTTTTGTATAATGAGAAAGGTCATTATACGTTATTATTGAACAActtttttaggatttttatttttatagacgggtctcactctgtggcccacgCTGGAGCACAGCattgagatctcagctcactgcagcctcgacgtcCTGCGCTCAAGcgatgggactataggcgcggcccccacgcctggctaatttttgtattttgtggggtagagataaggtctccgTGCCGCCCTGGCttgttggtctggaactcctgagctcgcatgatcctcccgcctgggcctcccaaagcctgggattacaggcttgagccaccactggCCCTAATCATAGTATTGACTTCTGGGCTTTGAATAGATGCTCCACAAACAAGGAACCTGATAAATGCAGTCTCCATCCGAAAAGAAAACATACGTAAATGCTGTATGAAGTTGGAAATGCTGCATTACTAAATGCACTCCGTGGAGGAGACAACTGTAATTCTAACCAGGCAGTGGGAAGTTGAGTCTTCTGCTTACCGTTTTTCACACCGGATGATTGGAAGAACCTTGCGGACACACTGATGGTTCCGTCCATACAAACCTTGCTTCTCTGTTTCCCGCCGACTTCCAGCTCCAAGCTCCGTTCGGCTAAGGACTCAACAGCCTCAGACGGCCAGCAAGGATACGCttcaactgaatgaaaataatcccttgtggctgggggcggtggctcacttctgtaatcccagcactttgggaggccgaggcggatggatcacgaggttgaGGGATCGAGATcatcttggccaacacggtgaaaccctgtctctattaaaaatacaaaaattagctgggcgtggtggtgtgtgcctgtagtctcagctactgtggaggctgaggcaggagaattgcttgaaccaggaggcggaggttgcagtgagccgacacctcgccactgcactccagcctagggacagagcaagactctgctatctcaattaaaaaaaaaaaaaaaaaagaaagaaaaagaaaatatcccatAAACTCTGACTGGATGTATCTCCACTCAAGTCCCCCTTCGTTGTGTGCCAAAAATGCTTATAGTCACTCCAGTGCCACCAGCCCCCAGGAAGAGTGTGATGAAGGCGGAGTTGTCCTGGAAAGAGGCAGCCTTGTTAACACTGCAGTTCAGGCCTCCTAACATGACAAACTTAGCCAACAGCTGATCTCAtgaacacat from Pongo abelii isolate AG06213 chromosome 13, NHGRI_mPonAbe1-v2.0_pri, whole genome shotgun sequence includes these protein-coding regions:
- the EDF1 gene encoding endothelial differentiation-related factor 1 isoform X2, with translation MGRQKPGGAEATSRRRARSLAAATEPPDGRSSSPAMAESDWDTVTVLRKKGPTAAQAKSKQAILAAQRRGEDVETSKKWAAGQNKQHSITKNTAKLDRETEELHHDRVTLEVGKVIQQGRQSKGLTQKDLATKINEKPQVIADYESGRAIPNNQVLGKIERAIGLKLRGKDIGKPIEKGPRAK
- the EDF1 gene encoding endothelial differentiation-related factor 1 isoform X1 produces the protein MGRQKPGGAEATSRRRARSLAAATEPPDGRSSSPAMAESDWDTVTVLRKKGPTAAQAKSKQAILAAQRRGEDVETSKKWAAGQNKQHSITKNTAKLDRETEELHHDRVTLEVGKVIQQGRQSKGLTQKDLATKINEKPQVIADYESGRAIPNNQVLGKIERAIGECPSTLHWVHGTGRLPAPSWGW